One part of the Microtus ochrogaster isolate Prairie Vole_2 chromosome 18, MicOch1.0, whole genome shotgun sequence genome encodes these proteins:
- the Ska1 gene encoding spindle and kinetochore-associated protein 1 — protein MASDLEQLCSYVNEKIDNIKKILSIRNLGQEPALKTTLSKVGDEIITINELLNKFELEIQYQEQTNRSLKELCDSLEGDFKAVEHLREHIPSYLPQVTAAESLTNRADPDPAEPVSAEEPVPAKKPPKEQRVIKEMQFVTTDEFSGVPAYMKSRLTYCQINDVIKEINKAVVSKYKIMHQPKASMSSVKRNHYQRFINEETKDTKGRYFFVEADLKDFTNLKTDKRLYAILNILRHCQRLSEVRGGGLTRYVLT, from the exons ATGGCCTCAGATCTAGAACAGCTATGCTCTTACGTTAATGAGAAGATTGacaatataaagaaaattctgtCGATAAGAAATCTCG GCCAAGAACCTGCCTTGAAGACCACCTTAAGTAAAGTAGGAGATGAGATCATTACAATAAATGAACTTCTAAATAAATTTGAATTGGAAATTCAGTATCAAGAACAAACCAACAGGTCACTTAAG GAGCTCTGTGACTCTCTTGAAGGCGATTTCAAAGCTGTGGAGCATCTCAGAGAACACATTCCTTCCTATCTGCCTCAGGTGACAGCCGCCGAGAGCTT GACTAACAGAGCTGATCCGGATCCTGCAGAGCCAGTCAGCGCTGAGGAACCTGTCCCGGCAAAGAAGCCTCCCAAAGAACAGAGAGTAATTAAGGAAATGCAGTTTGTAACGACTGACGAATTCAGTGGTGTTCCTGC gtACATGAAATCCCGTTTGACATATTGTCAAATTAATGATgttattaaagaaattaataagGCAGTGGTTAGTAAATACAAGATTATGCATCAACCAAAAGCATCGATGTCTTCCGTGAAGAGAAATCACTACCAAAGATTTATTAATGAAGAAACGAAGGACACAAAAG GTCGTTATTTCTTCGTGGAAGCTGACCTAAAGGACTTCACGAATTTGAAAACTGACAAGAGGCTATACGCGATCTTGAACATCTTGCGGCATTGCCAGAGACTATCAGAGGTTCGAGGAGGAGGACTCACCCGCTATGTCCTAACCTGA